The Anas acuta chromosome 2, bAnaAcu1.1, whole genome shotgun sequence genome contains a region encoding:
- the GORASP1 gene encoding Golgi reassembly-stacking protein 1: MGLGSSSEVPDGGAEGFHVHGVQENSPAQQGGLEPFFDFIIAIGHTRLNKENNMLKDLLKANVEKAVKLEVYNIKTMKIREVEVVPSNMWGGQGLLGASVRFCSFQGANEHVWHVLDVEPASPAAVAGLQPYTDYIVGSDQILQESEDFFSLIESHEGKPLKLMVYNTEADSIREVVVTPNGAWGGEGSLGCGIGYGYLHRIPTQSLSKKKPESKPPSPLPEAATPTPSTNGYTETPLLAATSQSDASEIVMNLDHSTGQEMSGYLPESSLSSPPPLQRVMDPGFLDMSGISLPELPDLTKVSNVSSSASFTMPTVDTLVGTEKFMSNSEPSAYFENATTPNPEDLMMYSEASAKQPELDHLLPTASSLPSFTLPNEISSKTTLGTDSSNQETVLLNSFESSLSTTLTKPDDEEACEQKEEEAAQGHE, translated from the exons ATGGGGCTGGGCTCGAGCTCCGAGGTCCCCGACGGCGGCGCCGAGGGCTTCCACGTCCACGGG GTTCAGGAAAACTCCCCAGCTCAACAAGGAGGACTGGAACCTTTCTTTGATTTCATCATTGCAATAGGACACACTAGGCtt aataaagaaaacaatatgTTGAAGGATCTGCTGAAGGCAAATGTTGAAAAAGCGGTGAAGCTGGAGGTGTATAATatcaaaacaatgaaaataagagAAGTGGAGGTGGTCCCCAGTAACATGTGGGGAGGACAAGGTCTTCTTGGAGCCAGCGTGAGGTTCTGCAGTTTCCAGGGAGCCAATGAACATGTGTGGCATGTTTTG GATGTTGAACCTGCGTCTCCTGCAGCTGTAGCTGGATTGCAGCCATACACTGACTACATTGTTGGATCTGATCAGATTCTACAGGAG TCAGAGGACTTCTTCTCACTGATTGAATCCCATGAGGGAAAGCCGCTGAAGCTGATGGTTTATAACACTGAAGCAGACTCCATTCGAGAGGTAGTTGTGACTCCCAATGGAGCTTGGGGTGGAGAAGGAAG TTTAGGATGTGGTATTGGTTATGGCTATTTGCACAGAATTCCAACACAGTCTTTATCAAAGAAAAAGCCGGAAAGCAAACCACCTTCACCCTTACCAGAAGCTGCAACTCCTACACCATCTACTAATGGTTACACAGAG ACTCCATTGTTGGCAGCTACTTCTCAAAGTGACGCCTCTGAAATAGTTATGAACTTGGATCATTCCACAGGGCAAGAAATGAGTGGGTATTTGCCAGAAAGCTCACTTTCTTCTCCCCCGCCTCTCCAGAGAGTTATGGATCCAG GATTTCTAGACATGTCTGGTATTTCGCTTCCTGAACTCCCTGACTTAACGAAAGTGTCCAACGTGTCTTCATCTGCCTCCTTCACCATGCCAACAGTAGACACTTTAGTAGGCACTGAAAAGTTTATGTCAAACAGTGAACCTTCTGCTTATTTTG agaATGCCACAACTCCAAACCCTGAAGATTTGATGATGTATTCTGAAGCCTCAGCCAAGCAGCCTGAGTTGGACCACCTACTGCCTACAGCTTCCTCTTTGCCTTCATTTACTCTTCCTAATgaaatttcttcaaaaacaacACTAGGAACTGATTCCAGTAACCAAGAAACAGTACTCTTAAACAGTTTTGAGAGCTCATTATCCACTACTCTGACGAAACCTGATGATGAAGAAGCATGTgaacagaaagaggaggaagctgCACAAGGTCATGAGTGA